A window of the Bacteroides thetaiotaomicron VPI-5482 genome harbors these coding sequences:
- a CDS encoding C40 family peptidase: protein MGVNFKLIFILTGLIFILSSCRTSAPRLDYQALARASILLGVDINMEDNHKLYLESAEWIGVPYRGGGDSKRGTDCSGLTYQIYRKVYRTQVPRNTEDLRKESTKVAKRNLREGDLVFFSSSRSRKKVAHVGIYLKNGKFIHASTSKGVIVSRLSEDYYTRHWISGGRIR from the coding sequence ATGGGAGTGAACTTCAAACTAATCTTCATACTGACAGGACTGATCTTTATCCTTAGTTCCTGCCGCACGTCTGCTCCCCGTCTGGATTACCAGGCACTGGCACGCGCCTCCATCCTGCTGGGCGTGGACATCAATATGGAAGATAACCACAAACTCTATCTGGAATCGGCCGAATGGATTGGTGTTCCTTATCGTGGAGGCGGTGATTCAAAACGCGGTACCGACTGTTCGGGACTCACCTACCAGATATACCGGAAAGTATACCGTACTCAGGTTCCGCGAAATACCGAAGACCTGAGAAAAGAAAGTACCAAAGTCGCCAAACGGAATTTGCGAGAAGGCGATCTGGTATTCTTCAGCAGTAGCCGTTCCCGAAAAAAGGTAGCTCACGTAGGTATCTATCTCAAAAATGGGAAATTCATTCATGCCAGTACCAGCAAAGGAGTGATTGTCAGTCGACTGAGCGAAGACTATTACACCAGACACTGGATATCCGGAGGAAGAATACGCTGA
- a CDS encoding ABC transporter ATP-binding protein yields the protein MISINNLQKKFGEKLAVNIDHYEINQGDMLGLVGNNGAGKTTLFRLMLDLLKADNGNVVINEIDVSQSEDWKNFTGAFIDDGFLIDYLTPEEYFYFIGKMYGLKKEEVDERLLPFERLMSGEVIGQKKLIRNYSAGNKQKIGIISAMLHYPQLLILDEPFNFLDPSSQSIIKHMLKKYSEEHNATVIISSHNLNHTIDVCPRIALLENGVIIRDIMNENNSAEKELEDYFNVEE from the coding sequence ATGATAAGCATCAATAATCTTCAAAAGAAATTCGGCGAAAAGTTAGCCGTGAACATAGATCACTATGAAATCAATCAAGGCGATATGCTCGGATTGGTAGGAAACAACGGTGCCGGTAAAACAACACTTTTCCGGTTGATGCTCGACTTACTGAAAGCGGATAATGGGAATGTCGTCATTAACGAAATTGACGTCAGTCAAAGTGAAGACTGGAAAAACTTCACAGGTGCTTTCATTGACGATGGATTTCTGATAGACTACCTTACCCCGGAAGAGTATTTCTATTTTATCGGGAAAATGTACGGACTGAAAAAAGAAGAGGTGGACGAACGCCTTCTGCCGTTCGAACGTCTGATGAGCGGAGAAGTGATCGGACAAAAGAAACTGATCCGTAACTACTCAGCCGGTAATAAACAGAAAATCGGCATCATCTCCGCCATGCTTCATTATCCTCAGTTGCTGATACTCGACGAACCGTTCAACTTCCTCGATCCCAGTTCGCAATCCATTATCAAACATATGCTCAAAAAGTACAGCGAAGAGCATAATGCAACTGTAATCATTTCCAGCCACAATCTGAATCATACGATAGATGTATGTCCGCGTATTGCCCTGCTGGAGAATGGCGTCATCATCCGGGATATTATGAATGAGAATAATTCAGCTGAAAAAGAACTGGAAGACTACTTCAATGTAGAAGAATAA
- a CDS encoding DUF5687 family protein gives MMIFNELRKHGRLASKRHPMYEKNKVAKIFGYIGVAFWAGYLIFFGTTFAFGFADMVPNREPYHVMNAVALIFILALDFLLRIPFQKTPTQEVKPYLLLPVKRNRIIDFLLIRSGLSLFNLFWLFMFVPFSFITITKYFGISGVLTYLIGIWLLIVANNYWYLLCRTLINERIWWVLLPIAFYGGLGCLAFIPEDSPLFYFFMDLGDGYINGNILCFLGTILVIAILWLINRKIMSGLIYAELAKVDDTRIKHVSEYKFFERYGEVGEYMRLELKMLLRNRRCKGALRNVLLVVIAFSCLLSFSSLYDTSTMTTFICVYNFAVFGMIILSQLMSFEGNYIDGLMSRKESIMSLLKAKYYIYTIGEIVPFVLMIPAIVMDKVPLLGIFAWFFYTTGFIYFCFFQLAVYNKQTVALNEKVTSRQTNSAIQMVVNFGAFGIPLILYSVLNAFLGETAAYSILFAIGLGFTLTSPLWIRNVYKRFMKRRYENMEGFRDSRQ, from the coding sequence ATGATGATATTTAACGAATTACGCAAACATGGACGGCTCGCCTCCAAACGGCATCCGATGTATGAAAAGAACAAAGTTGCCAAAATATTCGGATATATCGGGGTTGCTTTTTGGGCAGGATACCTGATATTCTTCGGTACGACGTTTGCATTCGGTTTTGCAGATATGGTTCCCAACCGGGAACCATATCATGTAATGAATGCCGTTGCCCTGATATTTATTCTGGCACTTGACTTCCTCTTGCGTATTCCGTTCCAAAAGACACCGACGCAGGAGGTAAAACCTTACCTCCTGTTGCCGGTTAAACGAAATCGGATCATCGATTTCCTGCTTATCCGTTCGGGACTTAGTCTGTTCAACCTGTTCTGGTTGTTTATGTTCGTCCCCTTTTCCTTCATTACCATTACCAAATATTTCGGTATCTCAGGTGTACTCACCTATCTCATAGGCATCTGGCTTTTGATCGTTGCCAACAATTACTGGTACTTGTTATGTCGCACACTAATCAATGAACGTATTTGGTGGGTGCTGCTCCCCATCGCTTTCTACGGTGGACTGGGCTGCCTTGCCTTTATTCCCGAAGACAGTCCCCTGTTCTACTTCTTTATGGACCTGGGCGACGGATATATCAACGGGAATATTCTCTGTTTCCTCGGTACCATTCTTGTCATAGCCATCTTATGGCTGATTAACCGCAAAATCATGTCCGGCCTCATCTACGCCGAATTGGCAAAAGTAGATGATACCCGCATCAAGCATGTTTCAGAATACAAATTCTTCGAGCGATACGGAGAAGTTGGTGAATATATGCGGTTGGAATTAAAAATGCTTTTGCGCAACCGGCGTTGCAAAGGTGCATTGCGCAATGTTCTCCTTGTAGTCATCGCCTTCTCCTGCCTGTTGAGCTTTTCAAGCCTTTATGACACGAGCACCATGACTACCTTTATCTGTGTTTACAACTTTGCCGTATTCGGCATGATCATCCTTTCGCAACTCATGTCCTTCGAAGGCAATTACATCGATGGACTAATGTCCCGCAAAGAATCCATCATGAGTCTGCTGAAAGCAAAATATTATATCTATACTATCGGCGAGATCGTCCCATTTGTCCTGATGATTCCCGCCATTGTAATGGATAAAGTTCCCTTACTGGGTATCTTTGCCTGGTTCTTCTATACCACCGGTTTTATCTATTTTTGTTTCTTCCAACTGGCTGTTTACAATAAGCAGACCGTAGCACTGAACGAGAAAGTGACAAGCCGCCAGACCAACAGCGCCATACAAATGGTTGTCAACTTCGGAGCTTTCGGTATCCCGTTGATCCTGTATTCTGTGTTGAATGCGTTTCTGGGTGAAACGGCCGCCTACTCTATCCTGTTCGCCATCGGGCTTGGATTCACACTGACTTCTCCGCTTTGGATCAGAAACGTCTATAAGCGTTTCATGAAACGGAGATACGAGAATATGGAAGGCTTCAGAGACAGTCGCCAATAA
- a CDS encoding M16 family metallopeptidase, which produces MKHLLRGFFIAVLYICCNFQLVLAQPMQTLPVDKNVRIGKLDNGLTYYIRHNALPEKRVEFHIAQKVGSILEEPQQRGLAHFLEHMAFNGTKNFPGDETGLGIVPWCETKGIKFGTNLNAYTSIDKTVYRISNVPTDNVSVVDSCLLILHDWSSAINLADKEIDKERGVIREEWRSRNSGMQRIMTNALPVMYPDSKYADCMPIGSLDVINNFPYQDIRDYYAKWYRPDLQGIMIVGDINVDEMEAKLKKVFADVKAPVNPAERIYYPVADNQEPQIFIGTDKEIETPSISFFFKSEAFPDSLKNTINYYGIQYMISMGVTMLNSRLAEIRQQANPPFTGASAGYGDFFVAKTKNAFGVDASSKIDGIELAMKTILEETERARRFGFTETEYDRARANYLQRVESAYNEREKMKNDTYVNEYISNFLDNEPMPGIEYEYAMMNQLAPNIPVAAINQVMQQLITDNNQVVLLAGPEKEGVKYPTKEEIAALLKQMKSFDLKPYEDKVSNEPLLKEEPKGGKIVSEKAGDIYGTTKLVLSNGVKVYIKTTDYKADQILMKGTSLGGSSQFPDKEILNISQINSVAMVGGIGNFSKVDLSKALAGKRASVGAGVSATTETVSGSCSPKDFETMMQLTYLTFTAPRKDNEAFESYKNRMKAELQNADANPMTAFSDTVSYALYGNHPRSFSMKENMVDKIDYDRVMEMYKDRFKDASDFTFYFVGNIDVEKMKPMIAKYLGGLPSINRKETFKDTKMEIRKGQYKNEFAKKQETPMATIMFLFNGTCKYDLRNNLTLSILDQALDMVYTAEIREKEGGTYGVSCSGSLTKYPKEQLVLQIVFQTDPAKKDKLSGIVIEQLEKMAKEGPSAEHMQKIKEYMLKKYKDAQKENGYWLGNLDEYFYTGIDYTKDYETLVNSITAKDVQEFLAKLMKQNNEIQVIMTVPEEEAK; this is translated from the coding sequence ATGAAACATTTATTACGTGGATTTTTTATTGCAGTTCTCTATATATGCTGCAACTTCCAACTCGTGCTTGCACAACCTATGCAAACACTGCCCGTGGACAAAAATGTCCGCATAGGTAAACTTGACAACGGGCTTACTTATTACATCCGACACAACGCACTCCCAGAAAAACGCGTCGAATTTCACATTGCACAGAAAGTGGGTTCCATCCTTGAAGAGCCGCAACAGCGCGGTTTGGCTCACTTCCTTGAACACATGGCTTTCAACGGAACAAAAAACTTCCCGGGTGATGAAACCGGACTGGGCATCGTGCCTTGGTGTGAGACTAAAGGTATCAAGTTCGGAACAAACCTGAATGCATACACCAGTATCGACAAAACAGTATACCGAATCAGCAATGTACCTACCGACAACGTCAGTGTAGTAGACTCTTGTCTGCTGATCCTGCACGACTGGTCAAGCGCCATCAACCTTGCCGACAAGGAAATCGACAAAGAACGTGGTGTGATCCGTGAAGAATGGAGAAGCCGTAACAGTGGTATGCAGCGCATCATGACCAATGCCCTGCCTGTCATGTATCCGGATTCCAAATATGCAGACTGTATGCCAATCGGAAGCCTCGATGTAATCAACAATTTCCCTTATCAGGACATCCGTGACTACTATGCGAAATGGTACCGTCCGGACCTGCAAGGTATCATGATTGTCGGCGACATCAATGTAGATGAAATGGAAGCAAAGCTGAAAAAGGTATTTGCAGACGTGAAAGCTCCGGTGAATCCGGCTGAACGTATCTACTATCCGGTAGCAGACAATCAGGAACCGCAAATCTTTATCGGTACGGACAAGGAAATCGAAACTCCTTCCATCAGCTTCTTCTTCAAGAGCGAAGCCTTCCCGGATTCACTGAAGAATACAATCAACTATTACGGCATTCAATACATGATTAGCATGGGAGTTACAATGCTGAACAGCCGTTTGGCAGAAATCCGTCAGCAAGCGAATCCTCCTTTTACAGGTGCAAGTGCAGGTTATGGCGACTTCTTCGTAGCCAAGACCAAAAATGCTTTCGGAGTAGACGCCAGCAGCAAAATCGATGGTATCGAACTGGCCATGAAAACGATTCTCGAAGAAACTGAACGCGCACGCCGCTTCGGATTCACCGAAACTGAATATGACCGTGCCCGTGCCAACTATCTGCAACGCGTAGAATCTGCTTACAATGAACGCGAAAAGATGAAAAACGACACTTATGTCAACGAATACATCAGTAACTTCCTTGACAATGAACCGATGCCGGGCATTGAATACGAATATGCAATGATGAATCAGCTGGCTCCAAACATTCCGGTAGCGGCTATCAATCAAGTGATGCAACAGCTGATCACTGACAACAATCAGGTAGTACTGTTGGCAGGTCCGGAGAAGGAAGGTGTAAAATACCCGACGAAAGAAGAAATCGCTGCTTTGCTGAAACAAATGAAATCTTTCGATCTGAAGCCTTACGAAGACAAAGTTTCTAACGAACCATTGCTGAAAGAAGAGCCGAAAGGCGGAAAGATCGTTTCTGAAAAAGCCGGAGATATTTACGGAACAACAAAACTTGTTCTGTCCAACGGTGTGAAAGTATATATCAAAACAACCGACTACAAAGCTGACCAGATTCTGATGAAAGGTACCAGTCTTGGTGGTAGCAGCCAGTTCCCCGACAAAGAGATTCTGAATATCTCTCAAATCAACAGCGTAGCAATGGTTGGTGGTATCGGTAACTTCAGCAAAGTAGATTTGAGTAAAGCACTTGCAGGCAAACGTGCTTCTGTAGGAGCCGGTGTGAGCGCAACAACAGAAACGGTTTCCGGCAGTTGTTCTCCGAAGGACTTTGAAACAATGATGCAGCTGACTTATCTGACTTTCACTGCTCCCCGCAAGGACAACGAAGCATTCGAATCATACAAGAACCGCATGAAAGCCGAATTGCAGAATGCTGACGCTAATCCGATGACCGCATTCAGTGATACAGTCTCTTATGCATTGTACGGCAATCACCCACGTTCTTTCAGCATGAAAGAAAACATGGTGGACAAGATCGACTATGACCGTGTAATGGAAATGTACAAAGACCGTTTCAAAGATGCGAGCGACTTTACATTCTACTTTGTAGGAAACATTGATGTTGAGAAAATGAAACCGATGATCGCCAAATATCTGGGTGGTCTGCCATCTATCAATCGCAAAGAGACTTTCAAAGATACGAAGATGGAAATCCGCAAAGGTCAATACAAGAACGAGTTTGCCAAGAAACAAGAAACACCGATGGCAACCATCATGTTCCTGTTCAACGGTACTTGCAAATATGATTTACGCAACAACCTTACTCTCAGCATCCTCGATCAGGCATTGGATATGGTTTACACCGCAGAAATCCGTGAGAAAGAAGGCGGTACTTATGGCGTAAGCTGCAGCGGAAGCCTCACCAAATATCCGAAAGAACAACTCGTGCTTCAGATTGTATTCCAGACCGATCCGGCCAAGAAAGACAAACTATCGGGCATCGTCATCGAACAGTTGGAAAAAATGGCCAAAGAAGGTCCGTCTGCCGAACACATGCAGAAGATCAAAGAGTATATGCTGAAAAAATACAAAGACGCCCAAAAGGAAAACGGCTACTGGCTGGGCAATCTGGATGAGTATTTCTACACAGGTATCGATTATACAAAAGACTATGAAACGTTGGTCAACAGCATCACAGCAAAAGATGTACAGGAATTCCTTGCCAAGCTGATGAAACAGAACAACGAAATCCAAGTCATCATGACCGTACCTGAAGAAGAAGCTAAATAA
- the kdsA gene encoding 3-deoxy-8-phosphooctulonate synthase — MIELKNNPAGNFFLLAGPCVIEGEEMAMRIAERVVGVTEKLQIPYVFKGSYRKANRSRLDSFTGIGDEKALKVLKKVHDTFGVPTVTDIHSADEAEMAAEYVDILQIPAFLCRQTDLLVAAAKTGKTINIKKGQFLSPLAMQFAADKVVEAGNKNVMLTERGTTFGYQDLVVDYRGIPEMQTFGYPVILDVTHSLQQPNQTSGVTGGMPQLIETVAKAGIAVGADGIFIETHENPAVAKSDGANMLKLDLLEGLLTKLVRIREAIK, encoded by the coding sequence ATGATCGAACTTAAGAACAATCCTGCCGGTAACTTCTTTCTGCTGGCCGGTCCATGTGTAATAGAAGGTGAAGAGATGGCAATGCGCATCGCTGAGCGTGTGGTCGGAGTCACTGAAAAATTACAGATTCCTTATGTATTCAAAGGTTCTTACCGCAAGGCAAACCGTTCGCGTCTTGATTCATTCACAGGTATCGGTGACGAGAAGGCACTCAAAGTGCTGAAAAAGGTACATGATACTTTCGGAGTGCCCACAGTGACGGATATCCATTCGGCCGACGAGGCTGAGATGGCTGCCGAATACGTAGACATTCTCCAGATTCCGGCTTTCCTTTGCCGTCAGACGGATTTACTGGTTGCTGCTGCTAAAACGGGTAAGACGATTAACATCAAGAAAGGACAGTTCCTCTCTCCGCTCGCCATGCAGTTTGCCGCTGACAAAGTGGTGGAAGCAGGCAACAAGAACGTGATGCTGACCGAACGCGGAACAACCTTCGGTTATCAGGACCTTGTAGTAGACTACCGGGGGATTCCGGAAATGCAAACGTTCGGTTATCCGGTCATACTGGATGTCACCCATTCATTGCAGCAACCCAACCAGACCAGCGGAGTGACCGGTGGTATGCCCCAACTGATCGAAACCGTAGCCAAAGCCGGCATCGCCGTAGGAGCCGACGGTATCTTTATCGAAACACACGAAAACCCCGCCGTAGCCAAGAGCGACGGAGCAAACATGTTGAAGCTGGACCTTCTGGAAGGACTATTAACGAAATTAGTCAGAATACGGGAAGCTATCAAATAA
- a CDS encoding diacylglycerol/lipid kinase family protein, whose amino-acid sequence MSVEPGKWGVIYNPKAGTRKVQKRWKEIKEYMDSKGVNYDYVQSEGFGSVERLAKILANNGYRTIVIVGGDGALNDAINGIMLSDAEDKENIALGMIPNGIGNDFAKYWGLSTEYKPAVDCIINHRLKKIDVGFCNFYDGKEHQRRYFLNAVNIGLGARIVKITDQTKRFWGVKFLSYVAALFSLIFERKLYRMHLRINDEHIRGRIMTVCVGSAWGWGQTPSAVPYNGWLDVSVIYRPEFLQIISGLWMLIQGRILNHKMVKSYRTRKVKVLRAQNASVDLDGRLLARHFPLEIGVLSEKTTLIIPN is encoded by the coding sequence ATGAGTGTAGAACCTGGAAAATGGGGAGTGATCTACAACCCCAAAGCAGGTACCCGAAAGGTACAGAAACGATGGAAAGAAATCAAGGAGTACATGGACAGCAAAGGTGTCAACTATGACTATGTACAATCCGAAGGTTTCGGTTCTGTAGAACGTCTTGCCAAAATTCTGGCGAACAACGGCTATCGTACCATTGTCATCGTAGGTGGCGACGGTGCGCTGAACGATGCCATCAACGGTATCATGCTCTCTGATGCCGAAGACAAGGAGAACATCGCCCTTGGCATGATTCCGAACGGTATAGGAAATGACTTTGCCAAATACTGGGGACTCAGTACCGAATACAAACCTGCCGTAGACTGTATCATCAACCACCGTCTCAAGAAAATAGACGTAGGCTTCTGCAACTTCTACGACGGCAAGGAACACCAACGCCGTTATTTCCTCAATGCAGTCAACATCGGGCTAGGCGCAAGGATTGTGAAAATCACCGACCAGACCAAACGTTTCTGGGGGGTGAAATTCCTGTCGTACGTTGCCGCCCTCTTCTCGCTGATATTCGAACGCAAACTATACCGGATGCACCTTCGTATCAATGACGAGCACATCCGCGGGCGCATCATGACCGTATGTGTAGGAAGCGCCTGGGGCTGGGGACAGACTCCGAGTGCCGTACCCTACAACGGCTGGCTGGATGTATCCGTCATCTACCGTCCGGAATTCCTGCAAATCATTTCGGGATTGTGGATGCTGATTCAGGGAAGAATCCTGAACCATAAGATGGTGAAAAGCTATCGGACAAGAAAAGTAAAAGTGCTCCGCGCACAAAATGCTTCCGTCGATCTGGACGGTCGCCTGCTGGCAAGACATTTCCCACTGGAAATAGGCGTATTATCAGAAAAGACGACCCTGATTATTCCGAATTAG
- the miaA gene encoding tRNA (adenosine(37)-N6)-dimethylallyltransferase MiaA, with amino-acid sequence MPDYDLITILGPTASGKTPFAAALAHELNTEIISADSRQIYRGMDLGTGKDLADYTVDGHPIPYHLIDIADPGYKYNVFEYQRDFLISYESIKQKGCLPVLCGGTGMYLESVLKGYKLMPVPENPELRARLANHSLEELTEILKQYKTLHNSTDVDTVKRAIRAIEIEEYYAVHPVPEREFPKLNSLIIGVDIDRELRREKITRRLKQRLDEGMVDEVRRLTEQGISPDDLIYYGLEYKFLTLYVIGKLTYEEMFTELETAIHQFAKRQMTWFRGMERRGFTIHWVSAELPMEEKIAFVIEKLRGN; translated from the coding sequence ATGCCGGACTATGATTTAATCACCATATTAGGGCCAACAGCCTCAGGGAAAACTCCTTTTGCTGCAGCATTAGCCCATGAACTGAATACAGAAATTATCAGTGCCGACTCTCGTCAGATCTATCGGGGAATGGACCTCGGTACGGGCAAGGACTTGGCAGATTATACAGTCGACGGACATCCAATTCCTTATCACTTGATTGATATCGCCGATCCCGGATATAAATACAATGTTTTCGAATATCAGCGGGATTTCCTGATTTCTTACGAATCCATCAAACAAAAAGGCTGTCTGCCCGTTTTATGTGGAGGGACAGGTATGTATCTGGAATCGGTACTGAAAGGCTATAAGCTGATGCCGGTACCGGAAAATCCGGAGTTACGTGCCCGTCTGGCTAATCACTCTCTCGAAGAACTGACCGAAATCCTGAAGCAATATAAAACATTGCACAACTCTACGGATGTAGATACCGTGAAACGTGCAATCCGTGCGATAGAAATTGAGGAGTATTATGCCGTGCATCCGGTTCCCGAACGGGAGTTTCCGAAGTTGAACAGCCTCATCATCGGGGTAGATATCGATCGGGAACTGCGTCGCGAGAAGATCACCCGACGGTTGAAACAACGGCTGGACGAAGGAATGGTGGATGAAGTAAGGCGATTAACAGAACAAGGCATTTCACCGGACGACTTGATTTATTACGGACTGGAATACAAATTCCTGACGTTATACGTCATAGGCAAACTGACTTACGAAGAGATGTTCACTGAGCTGGAGACGGCCATCCATCAGTTCGCCAAACGTCAGATGACTTGGTTCCGCGGCATGGAACGTCGGGGATTTACCATCCACTGGGTCAGTGCAGAGCTGCCTATGGAAGAAAAGATAGCCTTTGTGATAGAAAAACTGCGAGGGAATTAG
- a CDS encoding TonB-dependent receptor plug domain-containing protein: MKNTTTLQSKRSITVLLGVLLYFSSLSAQTMQDTIIANFSLMERIPKEKLYLHLDKPFYGAGEKIWFKGYLVNATTHQDNSQSNFIITELINRSDSIVERKKIRRDSLGFHNAFTLPATLPAGDYYLRGYSNWMLNEDPDFFFSRNIKIGNSIDNTIVSSIEYQQEDDTHYTAKIKFTSNVQAVFENTTIKYLYLENGKIKNKGKKKTDENGWISISLPDLKSPAARRIEVEFDDPQYIYKRTFHLPVFTNDFDVKFFPEGGALLSIPHQNVAFKAQGADGFSKEVEGFLFNSKGDTLTNFRSEHNGMGIFTMNPVNNETYYVTVRTNDSITKRFDLPAIEPKGISIAMSHYKQEIRYEIQKTEATEWPQKLFLLAHTRGKLAILQPINPKRTFGKMNDSLFTEGITHFMLIDEQGNALSERLIFVPDHKPNQWQITADQPTYGKREKVSLQIAAKDNEGNPVEGTFSVSITDRKSIQPDSLADNILSNLLLTSDLKGYVEDPAYYFLNQDARTLRSIDYLMMTHGWRRHKMENVLRTPSLNFTNYIEKGQTISGRIMGFFGANVKKGPICVLAPKYNIIATTETDEKGQFIVNTSFRDSTTFLVQARTKKGFAGVDILMDPPQYPVATHKAPYFNGATTFMEDYLMNTRDQYYMEGGMRVYNLKEVTVTAKRERPSSKSIYTGGINTYTVEEDRLQGYGQTAFDAASRLPSVTITNGSEIHIRNNSEPAIIVIDDIVYEDASDILKDIQVSDMSSISLLRGADAVILGPRASGGAVVITLKDPRNLPARPAQGIITYTPLGYSESVEFYHPTYDTPEKKNAQRSDFRSTVYWNPELRLDAEGKATIEYYTPDSTAPEDIIIEGVDKNGKVCRILQTINK, encoded by the coding sequence ATGAAAAACACCACTACTCTTCAAAGTAAAAGAAGTATTACAGTACTCTTGGGAGTCCTTCTATATTTCTCATCGCTATCTGCACAGACCATGCAAGATACGATTATAGCTAACTTCAGTCTGATGGAAAGAATTCCTAAAGAAAAGTTGTACCTCCATCTGGACAAGCCTTTCTACGGAGCCGGAGAAAAGATATGGTTCAAAGGCTATCTGGTGAACGCCACCACCCATCAGGACAACTCACAAAGTAATTTTATCATTACGGAACTGATCAACCGTTCCGACTCCATTGTGGAACGAAAGAAAATCCGCAGAGATTCTCTCGGATTCCACAACGCCTTCACCCTCCCTGCCACCCTTCCGGCAGGCGATTACTACCTGCGGGGGTACAGCAACTGGATGCTGAATGAAGACCCCGACTTTTTCTTTTCGCGCAACATCAAGATAGGAAACTCTATCGACAATACCATCGTTTCGAGCATTGAGTATCAGCAAGAAGACGATACACATTACACTGCCAAAATCAAATTTACAAGCAACGTACAGGCTGTTTTCGAAAATACAACGATCAAATACCTATACCTTGAGAATGGTAAGATAAAAAACAAAGGCAAAAAAAAGACGGACGAAAACGGCTGGATTTCCATTTCCCTGCCCGATTTAAAATCTCCGGCAGCGCGCAGAATAGAAGTAGAATTTGACGATCCGCAATATATCTACAAACGGACTTTCCATCTGCCGGTGTTCACCAATGATTTCGATGTGAAGTTTTTCCCCGAAGGCGGTGCCCTACTCAGCATTCCCCATCAGAATGTCGCTTTCAAAGCACAGGGAGCAGACGGTTTTTCTAAAGAAGTCGAAGGTTTCTTGTTCAACTCCAAAGGAGACACGCTTACCAATTTCCGGTCGGAACACAACGGTATGGGTATCTTTACAATGAATCCCGTCAACAATGAGACTTATTATGTTACGGTAAGAACCAATGACAGTATTACCAAGCGATTTGACCTTCCTGCCATAGAACCGAAAGGAATCTCCATCGCCATGTCGCACTATAAACAGGAGATTCGCTACGAAATCCAAAAGACAGAAGCGACCGAATGGCCTCAGAAACTATTCCTGCTTGCACATACCCGTGGCAAACTGGCCATTTTACAACCCATCAATCCGAAAAGAACTTTCGGAAAGATGAATGACAGCCTGTTTACGGAAGGGATCACTCACTTCATGCTGATTGATGAACAAGGAAATGCACTTAGCGAACGGTTGATTTTCGTTCCGGATCATAAGCCGAATCAATGGCAAATCACTGCAGACCAACCGACGTATGGAAAAAGAGAGAAGGTATCTTTGCAGATCGCTGCCAAAGACAACGAAGGTAACCCGGTAGAAGGAACCTTCTCTGTCAGCATCACCGACCGGAAAAGTATTCAACCCGACTCTCTTGCCGACAATATCCTGTCCAATCTCCTGCTGACTTCGGATCTGAAAGGATATGTGGAAGACCCCGCATACTATTTTCTAAATCAGGACGCCCGGACGCTCCGTTCCATCGACTATCTGATGATGACACATGGTTGGCGCAGGCATAAAATGGAAAATGTTCTCCGCACTCCTTCGCTGAATTTCACAAATTATATAGAAAAAGGACAAACCATCAGCGGACGAATCATGGGATTCTTCGGAGCAAACGTAAAGAAAGGTCCCATCTGTGTACTGGCTCCCAAATACAATATCATAGCCACCACCGAGACAGACGAGAAAGGCCAGTTCATCGTCAATACCTCATTCAGAGACAGCACGACATTCCTTGTTCAGGCACGCACCAAGAAAGGATTTGCCGGTGTAGATATTCTAATGGATCCTCCCCAGTACCCGGTCGCTACGCATAAAGCCCCTTATTTTAACGGAGCAACTACCTTTATGGAAGATTATCTGATGAATACCCGTGACCAGTATTATATGGAAGGGGGAATGCGTGTGTACAATCTGAAAGAAGTGACAGTTACAGCGAAGCGGGAACGTCCGAGTTCAAAAAGTATCTATACGGGAGGTATCAACACCTATACTGTAGAAGAAGACAGACTGCAAGGATACGGTCAGACAGCTTTTGATGCAGCCAGCAGACTACCCAGCGTTACAATCACGAACGGAAGTGAGATACATATCCGTAACAATTCCGAACCGGCAATCATTGTTATCGATGATATTGTGTATGAAGATGCTTCCGATATTTTGAAGGATATCCAAGTCAGTGACATGTCCAGTATCAGTCTGCTTCGAGGAGCAGATGCCGTCATACTGGGTCCCCGTGCTTCCGGAGGTGCCGTTGTCATCACTCTGAAAGACCCTAGAAATCTTCCGGCCAGACCAGCGCAGGGAATTATCACTTATACGCCGCTGGGATACAGTGAGTCCGTAGAATTCTATCACCCCACCTATGATACTCCCGAGAAAAAGAACGCTCAGCGTTCGGACTTCCGGAGTACCGTTTACTGGAATCCGGAATTACGGTTAGACGCCGAAGGCAAAGCGACCATAGAATACTATACACCGGACAGCACAGCTCCCGAAGATATCATTATCGAGGGCGTGGACAAGAATGGAAAGGTATGTCGTATCCTACAGACCATTAATAAGTAG